One region of Labrus mixtus chromosome 1, fLabMix1.1, whole genome shotgun sequence genomic DNA includes:
- the LOC132988775 gene encoding troponin I, fast skeletal muscle-like has product MAEKKMSSGRRNQLKSLLLLIGQSMLEKEAREAEKEKMNFMQETCPVLSIPGCMQEMQELCRKIHKQLDLADEERYDMELKVTKSNKEIDDLKLKVQDLKGKFKKPTLKKVKMSADAMLAALLGSKHKVSMDLRANLKQVKKEVKDEELKTGDWRKTIEDKAGMDGRKKMFETDA; this is encoded by the exons AGCTTGCTGCTGCTGATCGGGCAGTCGATGCTGGAGAAGGAGGCACGAGaggcagagaaggagaagatgaaTTTCATGCAGGAGACCTGCCCTGTTCTCTCCATCCCAGGCTGCATGCAGGAGATGCAG GAGCTGTGCAGGAAAATTCACAAGCAGCTCGATCTGGCGGATGAGGAGCGATACGACATGGAGTTAAAAGTGACAAAGTCCAACaaagag ATCGACGACCTGAAGTTGAAGGTTCAGGATCTGAAGGGGAAGTTTAAGAAGCCGACCTTGAAGAAGGTGAAGATGTCGGCCGACGCCATGCTGGCTGCTCTGCTGGGCTCCAAACACAAAGTGTCCATGGACCTGAGAGCCAACCTGAAGCAGGTCAAGAAGGAGGTCAAAGACGAG GAGTTGAAAACAGGCGACTGGAGGAAGACCATCGAAGACAAAGCCGGGATGGACGGCAGGAAGAAGATGTTTGAGACAGACGcttaa
- the aph1b gene encoding gamma-secretase subunit Aph-1b, which translates to MTAAVFFGCTFIAFGPAIALFLFTIAREPLRVIFLIAGAFFWLVSLLLSSLVWFISVQISNKESAAQQKGLLIFGVVLSVLLQETFRFGYYKLLKKANEGLLTLSQEETMPISIRQLAYVSGLGFGFMSGAFSVVNILADSVGPGTIGIHGDSQHYFLSSAFMTLAIILLHMFWGVVFFDACEKQRWWAVAAVVISHLIVSCLTFQNPQYVTSLVPTYVILFLMGIWAFYSAGGSLRNLKLCLTCKDKDFLLANHRPR; encoded by the exons ATGACGGCGGCGGTGTTTTTCGGCTGCACCTTCATCGCGTTCGGGCCGGCCATCGCTCTGTTCCTGTTTACCATCGCCCGGGAGCCGCTGAGGGTCATTTTCCTTATAGCAGG GGCGTTTTTCTGGCTggtgtctctgctgctctcctctctcgtGTGGTTCATCTCAGTTCAGATCAGTAACAAGGAGAGTGCGGCGCAGCAGAAAGGTCTCCTTATCTTCGGTGTGGTTCTGTCCGTCCTGCTGCAGGAAACCTTCCGCTTCGGTTACTACAAACTACTCAA GAAAGCAAATGAAGGTCTTCTCACTCTCAGTCAGGAGGAAACAATGCCGATCTCCATAAGGCAGCTGGCCTACG TGTCCGGCCTCGGCTTCGGCTTTATGAGTGGAGCGTTCTCGGTTGTGAACATCTTGGCTGACTCTGTGGGACCGGGGACGATCGGGATTCATGGAGACTCACAGCACTACTTCCTGTCCTCAG CCTTCATGACCCTGGCCATCATCCTGCTCCACATGTTCTGGGGGGTCGTCTTCTTCGACGCCTGTGAGAAACAGCGCTGGTGGGCAGTGGCCGCTGTCGTCATCAGCCACCTCATCGTTTCCTGTCTG ACTTTCCAGAACCCCCAGTATGTCACCAGTCTGGTTCCCACCTACGTCATCTTGTTCCTCATGGGCATCTGGGCGTTTTACTCGGCGGGTGGTTCCCTCAGAAACCTCAAACTCTGTCTCACCTGCAAAGACAAGGACTTCCTGCTGGCCAACCACCGGCCCAGATAA